In one window of Eggerthella guodeyinii DNA:
- a CDS encoding MerR family transcriptional regulator — translation MNDLATGKFAELNCITKKTLRLYHEMGLLKPHRVDEETGYRFYSYDQCSTIDMIQQLQSLGISLAEIKELLDDDSASLVKLLEEHRTAIDEEILRLSIARQNASQLLTNYRRYQNKPLFDTVILEHMPRRHVLAFEIFNPNSRVLDYNVVPFLQEWELNLRLTKRHMLDHDLPPSLFHHVGCRIAKENLERRDFTLDASFIIVEDDEVARTYGAEAFPAGDYLTLYKQSYSDEAQHNSEIDGLNALLDYADEHGFCVAGDYYGEIIAETPAFHFEGREMLYKLELPVLLD, via the coding sequence GTGAACGATCTGGCCACCGGCAAGTTCGCCGAACTGAACTGCATTACCAAGAAAACGCTGCGGCTGTATCACGAGATGGGGCTCTTGAAACCGCACCGCGTTGACGAGGAGACGGGGTATCGCTTCTACTCGTACGATCAGTGCTCCACCATCGACATGATTCAACAGCTGCAAAGCCTGGGGATTTCGCTGGCCGAGATCAAGGAGCTGCTCGATGACGACTCGGCCAGCCTAGTCAAGCTGCTGGAGGAGCATCGCACCGCCATCGACGAGGAGATCCTGCGGCTGTCCATCGCGCGGCAGAACGCCTCGCAGCTGTTGACGAACTACCGCCGCTACCAGAACAAGCCCCTGTTCGACACCGTCATCCTCGAGCACATGCCGCGACGGCACGTCCTCGCGTTCGAAATCTTCAACCCGAACTCCCGGGTGCTCGACTACAACGTGGTGCCGTTCTTGCAGGAATGGGAGCTCAACTTGCGCCTGACGAAGCGCCACATGCTCGACCACGATTTGCCGCCCTCGCTGTTCCACCACGTGGGCTGCCGTATCGCAAAAGAGAACCTGGAGCGGCGCGACTTCACGCTGGACGCGTCGTTCATCATCGTCGAAGACGACGAGGTGGCACGCACGTACGGAGCCGAGGCCTTCCCCGCCGGCGACTACCTCACGCTGTACAAGCAGAGTTACTCGGACGAGGCCCAGCACAACAGCGAGATCGACGGCCTGAACGCGTTGTTGGACTACGCCGACGAGCATGGGTTTTGCGTAGCGGGCGACTACTACGGCGAGATCATCGCCGAGACGCCGGCGTTCCATTTCGAAGGCCGCGAGATGCTCTACAAGCTGGAGCTCCCCGTACTGCTGGATTGA
- a CDS encoding sulfite oxidase — MIGTVRGEAGRPVTVEGYAQDFGFPVAAVQFSCDDGGTWTTYDTPDAADDRNVNWTFTFTPPRSGRYELLVRAVSADGRATPQPARVAVDVAPAR, encoded by the coding sequence ATGATCGGCACGGTGAGGGGCGAGGCGGGGCGACCCGTTACTGTGGAAGGCTATGCGCAGGATTTCGGCTTCCCCGTGGCGGCCGTGCAATTCTCGTGCGACGACGGCGGCACATGGACGACGTACGACACGCCCGATGCGGCCGATGACCGCAACGTAAACTGGACGTTCACGTTCACGCCGCCGCGTTCCGGACGCTACGAGCTGCTCGTGCGCGCCGTGAGCGCCGACGGGCGCGCCACGCCGCAGCCTGCGCGGGTGGCAGTGGACGTCGCGCCCGCTCGATAG
- a CDS encoding molybdopterin-dependent oxidoreductase — translation MKATGKKLAGLIAGGALVVSTAPVAQLALADEPGATAEGGGSASLAQAVVHAIANEGANETIEHVQGAFAWNQNVVTDNETLARTLYDGSAYLCGAQGAEATGAERASATSIASIRVTGDVGHAFTASIDEFLQKAPMKKIMGCTCAGNPADGRASANAEVGGFQLAALIDEADPVEGANTITFTSADGYEVALPLRYVTQRYSLIVTTVNGDPADSVIGCSNQLWLGSTAARSFARDVVEIAITEEAEPPTAPGAPASANTPNVGVTKAAS, via the coding sequence ATGAAAGCAACGGGAAAGAAGCTTGCGGGTTTGATCGCGGGCGGCGCTTTGGTGGTGTCCACCGCGCCCGTCGCCCAGCTCGCGCTGGCGGACGAGCCGGGTGCGACGGCCGAAGGCGGCGGTTCGGCATCGCTCGCCCAGGCGGTGGTGCATGCGATCGCGAACGAAGGCGCGAACGAGACGATCGAGCATGTTCAGGGCGCGTTCGCGTGGAACCAGAACGTCGTCACCGACAATGAAACGCTTGCACGCACGCTGTACGACGGCTCGGCGTACTTGTGCGGCGCGCAGGGCGCGGAGGCGACGGGCGCTGAGCGGGCGAGCGCGACGAGCATCGCCTCCATCCGCGTGACGGGCGACGTGGGCCATGCGTTCACCGCCTCCATCGACGAGTTCTTGCAGAAGGCGCCGATGAAGAAGATCATGGGGTGCACGTGCGCCGGCAATCCGGCCGATGGGCGGGCGAGCGCGAACGCCGAGGTGGGAGGCTTCCAGCTGGCGGCCCTCATCGACGAGGCCGACCCGGTGGAAGGCGCGAACACCATCACGTTCACCTCGGCCGACGGCTACGAGGTGGCGCTGCCGCTGCGCTATGTCACGCAACGGTACAGTCTCATCGTCACCACGGTGAACGGCGATCCGGCCGACAGCGTCATCGGTTGCTCGAACCAGCTGTGGCTGGGCTCGACCGCCGCGCGTTCGTTCGCGCGCGACGTGGTGGAAATCGCCATCACGGAGGAGGCCGAACCTCCTACAGCACCCGGTGCGCCGGCGAGCGCGAACACGCCGAACGTCGGCGTGACGAAGGCGGCGTCATGA
- a CDS encoding molybdopterin-dependent oxidoreductase yields the protein MQVRKIGLVIASMSCVVLVAACAGCAQPAEESTPDPEVVTQYLPEVIEQDDGTRIQRTPTEGEITTALDTSYTYHLPEGAYPFNTYYLKADDKGCNSCHDDLAQTLNDMEAFDHVDLSNSFGIQTTVQMCKDCHTFGYGYQTNQNSFGSLIHGIHDTTDKAECWNCHVGTGTGDGMELWDEKKHSQLRGITPVADVTGDFSFSQDKTTPVVDLFDFGWDYFDLDYLRTDNTKNDVPLDQEMYDTWTITVSGAVDHEVTYTLPELIDKYQSETKPITFHCTLNPTGGPLIGNAEYTGVPLSNLLEEAGISPDAGALTFMAPDGFTESVQMANFSEAYVCYEIDGEKLPWKQGYPVQLVVPHSGAPASVKQISDIVVNTADEAAEIHEWNGWPKETESTAYYTPEGWPFTDDNGYQNKPNVALFDFQEGQVIETNKPYTFTGYATAWDKQIAAVEFSMDGGVTWTRFETPGVSRDNWVIWNFTYTPDTDSAYVLSIRSVTDEGDVTAEPIEVMFNAQSK from the coding sequence ATGCAAGTAAGGAAGATCGGCCTGGTGATAGCTTCGATGTCGTGCGTAGTGCTCGTCGCTGCATGCGCCGGATGCGCGCAGCCGGCAGAGGAGTCAACGCCCGACCCCGAGGTGGTCACGCAGTACCTACCCGAGGTCATCGAGCAGGATGACGGCACGCGCATCCAGCGCACGCCGACAGAGGGCGAGATCACCACGGCGCTCGACACCTCGTATACGTACCACCTGCCCGAGGGGGCGTACCCGTTCAACACGTACTACCTGAAAGCCGACGACAAGGGATGCAACTCGTGCCATGACGACCTGGCGCAGACGCTCAACGACATGGAGGCGTTCGACCACGTCGACCTGTCGAACTCGTTCGGCATCCAGACGACCGTGCAGATGTGCAAGGATTGCCACACCTTCGGCTACGGCTATCAAACGAACCAGAACTCGTTCGGATCGCTCATCCACGGCATCCACGACACCACCGACAAGGCCGAATGCTGGAACTGCCACGTGGGCACCGGCACCGGCGACGGCATGGAGCTGTGGGACGAGAAGAAGCACTCCCAGCTGCGCGGCATCACGCCGGTGGCGGACGTGACGGGCGACTTCTCGTTCAGCCAAGACAAGACCACGCCGGTGGTCGATCTGTTCGACTTCGGCTGGGACTACTTCGATCTGGACTACCTGCGCACCGACAACACGAAGAACGACGTGCCGCTTGACCAGGAGATGTACGATACGTGGACCATTACGGTGAGCGGTGCCGTCGACCACGAGGTCACCTACACGCTGCCTGAGCTCATCGATAAGTACCAAAGCGAAACGAAGCCCATCACGTTCCACTGCACGCTCAACCCGACGGGCGGCCCGCTCATCGGCAACGCCGAGTACACGGGCGTCCCGCTCAGCAACCTGCTGGAAGAGGCGGGCATCAGCCCGGACGCGGGCGCGCTCACCTTCATGGCTCCCGACGGGTTCACCGAATCGGTGCAGATGGCGAACTTCTCCGAGGCGTACGTCTGCTACGAGATCGACGGCGAGAAGCTGCCGTGGAAGCAGGGCTACCCGGTTCAACTCGTGGTGCCGCATTCCGGCGCTCCGGCCAGCGTGAAGCAGATTTCCGACATTGTGGTGAACACCGCTGACGAAGCTGCCGAGATCCACGAGTGGAACGGCTGGCCCAAGGAGACGGAGAGCACGGCGTACTACACTCCTGAAGGATGGCCCTTCACCGACGACAACGGCTATCAGAACAAGCCAAACGTCGCGCTGTTCGATTTCCAGGAAGGCCAGGTCATCGAGACGAATAAGCCCTACACGTTCACCGGGTACGCCACGGCGTGGGACAAGCAGATCGCCGCGGTGGAGTTTTCGATGGACGGCGGTGTCACGTGGACGCGTTTCGAGACGCCGGGCGTGTCGCGGGACAATTGGGTCATCTGGAACTTCACGTACACGCCCGACACCGATTCGGCGTACGTGTTGTCCATTCGCTCGGTCACCGATGAGGGGGACGTGACCGCGGAGCCCATCGAAGTCATGTTCAACGCTCAGTCGAAGTAG
- the nrfD gene encoding NrfD/PsrC family molybdoenzyme membrane anchor subunit, whose product MEPMQTIWGWQPALYLFLGGVGAGAFIAAGMLVLTDREGSRSVAGASMWAALGCLGVGLLLLLSELTNPVRGLLLWQSFSNGSSWMTFGAWAALLALVAFTVSALLVTRTTHAFVLKRWPTFAAREHAVCTVLVCAGMALATCVAVYTGMLLMSVPGVPLWNTLLLPCLFTVSALDTGVALVEVVSVVLAKREELEARSRRLLKGSVVALVVLESAVLLLFVQTMLAGNVTSAWSLGSPAATATMSAQMLTTGSLAPFFWGLLVACGLVVPLAAALVGLVVGCKREKPSAAVHVVAAVGAIGALAGGCTLRFLVLLAGVHADLVADSVMRLFS is encoded by the coding sequence ATGGAACCAATGCAAACGATATGGGGATGGCAACCGGCGCTCTACCTGTTCTTAGGAGGCGTCGGCGCGGGCGCATTCATCGCGGCGGGCATGCTCGTGCTCACGGATCGCGAAGGGTCGCGCAGCGTAGCGGGCGCATCGATGTGGGCGGCTCTCGGCTGCCTGGGCGTCGGCCTGCTGTTGCTGCTGTCGGAGCTGACGAATCCGGTGCGCGGTCTGTTGCTGTGGCAGAGCTTCAGCAACGGCTCATCGTGGATGACGTTCGGCGCTTGGGCGGCGCTGCTCGCGCTCGTCGCGTTCACGGTATCGGCGCTGCTGGTCACCCGCACGACGCACGCGTTCGTGCTGAAGCGCTGGCCTACGTTCGCCGCGCGCGAGCATGCGGTGTGCACCGTGCTCGTGTGCGCGGGCATGGCGCTGGCCACCTGCGTGGCCGTCTACACCGGCATGCTACTCATGAGCGTGCCGGGCGTGCCGCTGTGGAACACGTTGCTGCTGCCGTGCCTGTTCACGGTGTCGGCGCTCGACACGGGCGTCGCGCTCGTGGAGGTGGTGTCCGTCGTGCTCGCGAAACGGGAGGAACTCGAAGCTCGGTCGCGCCGTCTACTCAAGGGCTCGGTGGTGGCGCTCGTGGTGTTGGAAAGCGCGGTGCTCCTGCTATTCGTGCAGACCATGCTGGCCGGCAACGTGACGAGCGCCTGGTCGCTGGGTTCGCCCGCCGCCACGGCGACGATGTCCGCGCAGATGCTGACGACGGGCTCGCTGGCCCCGTTCTTCTGGGGCTTGCTCGTGGCATGCGGTCTTGTGGTGCCGCTTGCGGCGGCGCTCGTCGGCCTCGTCGTCGGCTGCAAACGGGAGAAGCCGAGCGCGGCCGTCCATGTGGTTGCGGCCGTGGGCGCGATCGGGGCGCTCGCAGGAGGTTGCACGCTTCGATTCCTCGTTCTGCTGGCCGGCGTTCACGCCGACCTCGTGGCGGATTCGGTGATGAGGCTTTTCTCGTGA
- a CDS encoding 4Fe-4S dicluster domain-containing protein: MGEERLVTRRTAVGGALALGATAMTLGCLGGARAPAHAQEGAGAPAPSGETSKQTQYGFLLNVKNCVDCGECVEACRLWSRTPASIEARRTVSTYEIAGKEVHVSTSCMHCAVPACASVCPAGAISKGDGGVVTVDKDRCIGCKYCYQACPYGVPHYTSSGMDKCDCCLGSGVPLGEVPHCVRACKVDALSYGPLDDLVAQTKGRAQRVDGSTGPSYLLLRS, from the coding sequence ATGGGGGAAGAACGACTCGTGACCCGGCGGACGGCGGTTGGGGGTGCGCTCGCGCTGGGCGCGACCGCGATGACGCTGGGCTGCCTGGGCGGCGCACGCGCGCCCGCGCATGCACAGGAGGGGGCCGGCGCGCCCGCTCCATCAGGGGAGACATCGAAGCAAACGCAATACGGATTCCTGCTCAACGTGAAGAACTGCGTCGACTGCGGCGAGTGCGTGGAGGCGTGCCGGCTGTGGAGCCGCACGCCTGCAAGTATCGAGGCGCGGCGCACGGTGAGCACGTACGAGATCGCCGGCAAAGAGGTGCACGTGTCCACGTCGTGCATGCACTGCGCGGTGCCCGCATGCGCGTCGGTGTGCCCTGCGGGCGCCATCTCGAAGGGAGACGGAGGCGTGGTGACGGTGGACAAGGACCGCTGCATCGGGTGCAAGTACTGTTATCAAGCGTGCCCCTACGGCGTACCTCACTACACCTCGTCCGGCATGGACAAATGCGACTGCTGCCTGGGCAGCGGCGTCCCTCTCGGCGAAGTGCCCCATTGCGTGCGCGCCTGCAAGGTGGACGCGCTGAGCTACGGGCCGCTCGACGACCTCGTGGCGCAGACGAAGGGCAGGGCTCAGCGCGTCGACGGCAGCACGGGCCCCTCGTATCTGCTGTTGCGTTCGTGA
- a CDS encoding NlpC/P60 family protein, with product MATGSDIVSAMRSVAGAWYYTNDEPQRSDPERYGGTDCSGAVRWAYRKVADIDVGGWTGEQSSAGLEIARGHYPSEIPWNELRAGDLILMTASYRDLWDFSQYLCHIEVYCGNGTMIGHPGGMGPSEKRAQTWMEAYGCITWMVRRVLDNEGEGGDMPTASEIWNFPITDPNGKTYPAYQHLSWGRYYAMNAEDDVWDHGITDTHGGSDIPAWQLLTWARTYGLSAYEEIPKMQTKLDELTKLVKALQAK from the coding sequence ATGGCAACGGGAAGTGACATAGTCTCAGCAATGCGTTCAGTTGCTGGGGCGTGGTACTACACCAACGACGAACCGCAACGCTCCGACCCAGAACGCTATGGGGGCACGGATTGCTCAGGTGCCGTCAGATGGGCGTATCGAAAAGTAGCGGATATCGACGTCGGCGGTTGGACCGGAGAACAATCAAGTGCCGGACTCGAAATCGCACGCGGGCATTACCCGAGCGAGATTCCGTGGAACGAACTGCGAGCGGGCGACCTGATCCTCATGACAGCAAGCTATCGCGACCTTTGGGATTTTTCGCAGTACCTTTGCCACATCGAAGTGTATTGCGGCAACGGCACGATGATCGGCCATCCAGGAGGCATGGGACCTTCGGAGAAAAGGGCTCAGACCTGGATGGAGGCTTACGGATGCATCACGTGGATGGTGCGACGCGTATTGGACAACGAAGGAGAAGGTGGCGACATGCCTACTGCATCTGAAATCTGGAACTTTCCCATCACCGACCCGAACGGAAAAACGTACCCGGCATACCAGCACTTGTCGTGGGGTCGCTACTACGCCATGAACGCCGAGGACGACGTCTGGGACCACGGGATCACCGACACGCACGGCGGCAGCGACATCCCCGCATGGCAGCTGCTCACCTGGGCGCGAACGTACGGACTCAGCGCCTATGAAGAGATTCCGAAGATGCAGACAAAGCTCGACGAACTCACAAAATTGGTAAAGGCGCTGCAAGCTAAGTAG
- a CDS encoding LexA family protein: MMGVGEGIRRIRSLHGLTQEELGKIAGVSSMAVSQWENDRAVPRLGAVQRIADHFGISKSEILESEAAERVVGSVHYEVTSLTAPVYGRISAGDALEMLPADDEAYVIPPIAKNHPNGFFLTVSGDSMDKIMPDGSLVYFDKDVDVRSGDIVAVTVNGDDATMKRIFFAGDTIVLHPESNNPAHRDRSIDASDPDAPNVRILGKAVWHYLVYDDRL; encoded by the coding sequence ATGATGGGGGTTGGCGAAGGCATCAGGCGGATCCGTTCGCTGCATGGATTGACGCAGGAAGAGCTGGGGAAGATCGCCGGCGTTTCGTCGATGGCGGTGTCGCAGTGGGAAAACGATCGTGCCGTTCCCCGATTGGGAGCCGTGCAGCGCATTGCCGACCACTTCGGCATCAGCAAGAGCGAGATCCTCGAAAGCGAGGCGGCCGAGCGCGTCGTCGGGTCGGTGCACTACGAAGTGACGTCGCTTACCGCGCCCGTGTACGGTCGCATATCGGCGGGCGATGCGCTTGAGATGCTGCCTGCAGACGATGAGGCCTACGTCATCCCCCCCATTGCGAAGAACCATCCCAACGGGTTCTTCCTCACGGTCTCGGGCGATTCGATGGACAAGATCATGCCCGATGGGTCGCTCGTTTACTTCGACAAGGACGTGGACGTGCGCAGCGGCGACATCGTCGCGGTCACGGTGAACGGCGACGATGCCACGATGAAGCGCATTTTCTTCGCGGGAGACACCATCGTCTTGCATCCCGAAAGCAACAACCCCGCGCATCGCGACCGCTCCATCGATGCAAGCGACCCCGACGCCCCCAACGTCCGCATCCTCGGAAAAGCCGTCTGGCACTACCTCGTCTACGACGACCGGTTGTAG
- a CDS encoding Gp15 family bacteriophage protein: MDPNILLEQAPSTVAVGGACVPLNASHRTGIQVMRLTDDPTVGDDDKARTLLFLYFGTASSRAGALELPEAVVEHPEAALEAALGFFNLFEPRPPSPTGGRAGAGTRVFDWDWDAGRVIADFQREYGLDLTDRTLRLHWWQFWSLFRNLSEASSTMDAISVRGAVPDEKKMGRDASERLMKRKTALMLPARTEEEALALTNLRYRWALGV, from the coding sequence ATGGATCCCAACATCCTTCTGGAGCAGGCACCGTCAACCGTTGCGGTTGGCGGGGCCTGCGTTCCCTTGAACGCATCGCATCGAACGGGCATCCAGGTCATGAGGCTGACCGACGATCCCACGGTGGGCGACGACGACAAAGCGCGCACCCTGCTGTTCCTGTATTTCGGAACCGCGTCGTCGCGCGCAGGGGCCCTCGAGCTGCCCGAAGCGGTTGTCGAGCATCCGGAAGCCGCCCTCGAGGCGGCGCTCGGATTCTTCAACCTCTTCGAGCCCCGCCCTCCTTCCCCCACCGGAGGGCGCGCAGGAGCCGGCACGCGCGTCTTCGACTGGGACTGGGACGCCGGCCGCGTCATCGCCGACTTCCAGCGCGAATACGGCCTCGATCTGACCGACCGAACGCTGCGCCTGCACTGGTGGCAATTCTGGTCGCTGTTTCGAAACCTCAGCGAAGCCTCGAGCACGATGGACGCCATCAGCGTGCGCGGCGCCGTTCCCGACGAGAAGAAGATGGGACGCGATGCCTCCGAACGGCTCATGAAGCGCAAAACCGCCCTCATGCTGCCAGCTCGAACCGAGGAAGAGGCTCTGGCCCTCACCAACCTCCGCTACCGCTGGGCTCTGGGCGTATAG